The Xylanibacillus composti genome has a segment encoding these proteins:
- a CDS encoding salicylate synthase, with protein sequence MWEDRKQVAEAASKYEQLGYWEPLTLGQHLHRWAERYRDSVALVEGDSRLTYRELDGKADELASGLYNMGIKKGDHVVVQLPNRISFVVVCFALFRIGALPILALPAHRETELDGIFQTAEPVAYIAPDVYLGFDYRPMANRLAKRHPSVRFVITDGDNESGVRLADIGMPPVKLEQPAYRDIALLLLSGGTTGIPKLIPRTHADYAYNAKAAATRCNLKAQSVYLAVLPVAHNFPLCCPGILGTLSVGGKVVMCQTSSCDEALPLIAQEKVTITALVPSLASMWLDVLEWDRTSDISSLEVLQIGGAMLEEQLARRIMPEMGCKLQQVFGMAEGLICCTSLDDTEQIIQSCQGRPLSADDEILLVDEEGNEVETGEYGELLVRGPYTINGYYRAPEQNRKAFTPDGFYRSGDRARVTAEGNIQIGGRIKEQINRAGEKIVPSEVESWLCAHPDIQDAVLIGLPDARLGERSCACLMTGGKEISLAEIHRFLQDKGVARYKMPDQIVFVDVWPLTGVGKIDKAKLKKLAAGSERQAEDNRAEYLEETVDFKQDAHIAAAQAIESGLFDTFLLYENGDELSLGMGVHAMITVKPDCTTVTTAEETLQFENRSLSETMGKAFSSVSLRNWRAYGIANFELSRYHYDLPLPSGDACLMQLFVPQVELRFANGTLVLRAVNRELFQEAESLAKRIANSGRDEDSASRLAGWSDRIVPEISEVDTHDAEAYMKMVEAAVEEIRQRNYHKVILSRKIPLRRELDMVASYIAGRRANTPARSFLLSLDGLRAAGFSPETVVEVDDQGWASTFPLAGTRATGSSVEEASRLREELLRDPKEIAEHAVSVKLAFEEMERICASDTIVVHEFMSVASRGTVQHIASRLKGKLKSGFDAWHAFHALFPAVTACGIPKKPSIDAIGRLETEPRNLYSGCVMTVDSNGAMDAALVLRTIFQKEKSAWLQAGAGIVEMSNPSRELEETREKLSSVSKQLVAASVKQEVGGSV encoded by the coding sequence ATGTGGGAAGACAGGAAACAGGTTGCAGAGGCGGCAAGCAAATACGAACAACTCGGCTACTGGGAGCCTCTGACCCTGGGACAGCATTTGCACAGATGGGCTGAGCGCTACCGCGACAGTGTCGCGCTTGTCGAAGGCGACAGCAGACTTACTTACAGGGAACTGGACGGCAAGGCCGATGAGTTGGCTTCCGGCTTGTACAACATGGGCATCAAGAAAGGCGACCATGTCGTAGTCCAACTGCCAAACCGCATTTCTTTCGTCGTCGTTTGCTTTGCTCTGTTCCGCATCGGGGCCTTGCCGATCCTCGCTTTGCCCGCTCACAGAGAGACGGAGCTGGACGGTATATTCCAAACGGCCGAGCCGGTCGCGTATATCGCGCCCGACGTGTATCTCGGTTTCGATTACAGGCCCATGGCGAACCGTCTGGCAAAGAGACATCCTTCCGTACGATTCGTCATTACCGACGGAGACAACGAGAGCGGCGTCCGCCTTGCCGATATCGGCATGCCACCGGTTAAGCTGGAACAGCCCGCTTACCGGGATATTGCGCTGCTGCTGCTGTCCGGCGGTACAACCGGCATACCGAAGCTGATTCCGAGAACGCACGCCGACTATGCCTATAATGCCAAGGCCGCAGCAACGCGCTGCAACCTGAAAGCGCAAAGCGTCTATCTGGCCGTTCTGCCGGTTGCCCATAACTTTCCGCTGTGCTGCCCGGGCATTCTCGGTACGCTGTCTGTCGGCGGCAAGGTGGTGATGTGCCAAACCTCAAGCTGCGACGAAGCGTTGCCGTTAATTGCGCAAGAGAAGGTGACCATTACAGCGCTGGTGCCTTCTCTCGCCAGTATGTGGCTGGACGTCCTCGAATGGGATCGCACCAGCGATATCTCAAGTCTTGAGGTTCTCCAGATCGGCGGGGCGATGCTGGAAGAACAACTCGCACGACGCATCATGCCGGAGATGGGGTGCAAGCTGCAGCAGGTGTTCGGCATGGCTGAAGGTCTTATCTGTTGTACATCCCTTGACGATACCGAGCAGATCATACAGAGCTGTCAGGGCAGGCCGTTATCGGCCGATGATGAAATCTTGCTCGTGGACGAGGAGGGAAATGAAGTCGAAACAGGCGAATATGGCGAGCTGCTGGTGAGAGGACCTTACACGATCAACGGTTACTACAGAGCGCCTGAACAGAACCGCAAGGCTTTCACGCCCGACGGGTTCTATCGCTCGGGAGACAGGGCGAGAGTAACGGCGGAAGGAAATATTCAAATTGGCGGGCGCATCAAAGAGCAAATCAACCGGGCGGGAGAAAAGATCGTGCCGTCTGAAGTCGAGTCATGGCTGTGTGCGCATCCGGACATCCAGGATGCTGTCCTGATCGGTCTTCCCGATGCAAGGCTCGGGGAAAGAAGCTGCGCTTGCCTGATGACCGGGGGCAAGGAAATCAGCCTGGCAGAGATTCACCGTTTCCTTCAGGACAAGGGAGTCGCACGCTACAAAATGCCGGATCAAATCGTATTTGTCGATGTCTGGCCGCTGACCGGCGTCGGCAAGATCGACAAGGCGAAGCTCAAGAAGCTGGCAGCCGGATCGGAGCGCCAGGCGGAGGACAACCGGGCGGAGTATCTGGAAGAAACGGTTGATTTCAAGCAAGACGCCCACATCGCGGCGGCGCAGGCGATCGAATCCGGTTTGTTTGACACCTTCCTCCTCTACGAGAACGGGGACGAGCTGTCGTTGGGCATGGGCGTTCACGCCATGATCACCGTCAAGCCTGACTGCACGACGGTAACAACCGCCGAGGAAACGCTGCAATTCGAAAACAGGTCGTTAAGCGAAACCATGGGGAAAGCATTCTCATCTGTGTCTCTGCGGAACTGGCGCGCTTATGGCATCGCCAATTTTGAACTGTCCCGCTATCATTACGATTTGCCGCTGCCGTCCGGGGATGCGTGTCTGATGCAGCTGTTTGTTCCCCAGGTTGAACTGAGGTTTGCGAATGGCACGCTTGTTCTAAGAGCTGTGAACCGGGAGTTGTTCCAAGAGGCCGAGTCACTGGCGAAGCGAATCGCGAATAGCGGCCGCGACGAGGACTCGGCATCCCGTTTGGCAGGCTGGTCGGATCGGATTGTGCCGGAGATTTCGGAAGTGGACACGCACGATGCCGAAGCCTACATGAAGATGGTGGAGGCCGCTGTGGAAGAAATTCGGCAGCGCAACTATCACAAAGTGATTTTGTCCAGAAAGATTCCGCTTCGCCGGGAGCTGGATATGGTGGCCAGCTATATTGCGGGCAGAAGGGCCAACACTCCCGCAAGATCGTTCCTGCTTAGTCTGGATGGCTTGCGCGCGGCCGGGTTCAGTCCGGAAACGGTTGTCGAGGTCGACGATCAAGGCTGGGCGAGCACGTTCCCGCTGGCAGGGACGCGCGCAACGGGGAGCAGCGTGGAAGAGGCAAGCAGGCTGAGAGAGGAACTGCTCCGTGATCCGAAGGAAATTGCGGAACATGCTGTTTCCGTCAAGCTGGCGTTCGAGGAGATGGAACGAATTTGTGCGTCCGACACCATTGTCGTGCATGAATTCATGTCGGTGGCAAGCAGAGGCACAGTTCAACATATTGCTTCGAGGCTGAAGGGGAAGCTGAAATCCGGTTTTGACGCGTGGCATGCGTTCCATGCCCTGTTCCCGGCAGTGACGGCCTGCGGCATACCGAAGAAACCGTCTATCGATGCCATTGGAAGATTGGAGACAGAGCCCCGGAATCTGTACAGCGGCTGCGTGATGACGGTGGACAGCAATGGCGCAATGGACGCCGCCCTTGTGCTGCGGACGATTTTCCAGAAGGAAAAGAGCGCGTGGCTGCAAGCCGGGGCAGGCATTGTGGAGATGTCTAATCCGTCCAGAGAGCTGGAAGAGACACGTGAAAAATTGAGCAGTGTATCCAAGCAGCTGGTTGCCGCCAGCGTGAAGCAGGAAGTCGGCGGAAGCGTATAG
- a CDS encoding ABC transporter ATP-binding protein, whose translation MIALSDVTFRYGQEDGEAGDESGVQQISLSVQEGQCVVLCGRSGCGKSTILRLLCGLAPGFYPGRVSGEVLIGGRNPSSMSPEERAKWFGVVFQDPRSQFFMDNVRDELAFSAENLGMAPDEVMNRIEEQAELLGISHLLDRKLGRLSSGQKQRVAIAAASVLSPPILILDEPTANLDEQATQTVMDMLGRLKANGTTLVISEHRLHSLLPVADAFVCMEQGSLVRMWPKDEFSRLAYEDVRPYGLRHPDMIQTAAARQAEAVQAFAPVFLQGKNLAYRYSRNGDGIEGFDIALPQGSVTAITGENGAGKTTLGKIVSGLLRERSGEVFIRGTPQSAARRRACSYLVMQDADYQLYADSVGNELVLGKRVDEALRAKAYEAMDAFGLSELRDRHPASLSGGEKQRVTMAAAYCSDAALIVLDEPTSGLDGEGVLRVAAWTRALAQAGKTVLIITHDQSLTALACDQVVMMKKKGGRQL comes from the coding sequence ATGATTGCGTTAAGCGATGTCACCTTCCGCTATGGGCAGGAAGACGGGGAGGCCGGGGATGAATCCGGCGTCCAGCAGATCAGCTTATCCGTGCAGGAGGGACAGTGTGTTGTGCTGTGCGGCCGCTCGGGCTGTGGAAAGAGTACGATTTTGCGGCTGCTCTGCGGACTTGCGCCTGGTTTTTACCCGGGGCGCGTGTCGGGGGAAGTGCTGATTGGCGGTCGAAATCCTTCTTCCATGTCGCCGGAGGAACGCGCCAAGTGGTTCGGTGTCGTGTTTCAAGATCCCCGCAGCCAGTTTTTTATGGATAATGTCCGGGACGAATTGGCATTCTCGGCCGAGAACCTCGGGATGGCGCCGGACGAGGTGATGAACCGGATCGAAGAGCAGGCGGAACTGCTTGGCATCTCACACTTGCTGGACCGCAAGCTGGGGAGACTTTCGAGCGGACAGAAGCAACGCGTTGCCATTGCGGCCGCCTCTGTCCTCTCGCCGCCGATCCTAATTCTTGACGAGCCGACGGCCAATCTGGATGAACAAGCGACGCAAACCGTTATGGACATGCTGGGCAGGCTTAAGGCGAACGGGACGACCCTGGTCATCAGCGAGCATCGCCTGCATTCGCTGCTGCCTGTTGCGGATGCCTTCGTCTGCATGGAACAAGGCAGCCTTGTGCGCATGTGGCCGAAGGACGAATTTTCGCGGCTTGCCTATGAAGACGTTCGTCCATACGGGTTGCGGCATCCGGATATGATTCAGACTGCAGCGGCGCGCCAAGCCGAAGCTGTACAGGCGTTCGCCCCTGTTTTCTTGCAAGGAAAAAATTTGGCGTATCGCTACAGCAGGAACGGTGACGGGATAGAAGGGTTCGACATCGCGCTGCCGCAGGGCAGTGTGACCGCGATAACCGGCGAGAATGGTGCGGGCAAAACCACGCTGGGCAAAATCGTAAGCGGTCTGCTCCGCGAACGCAGCGGAGAGGTGTTCATCCGGGGCACTCCTCAGTCTGCAGCACGCAGGCGCGCTTGCAGTTACTTGGTCATGCAGGATGCGGACTACCAGCTTTATGCGGACAGCGTGGGCAATGAGCTGGTATTGGGCAAGCGTGTAGACGAAGCGCTTCGCGCGAAGGCTTATGAAGCAATGGACGCATTCGGCTTAAGCGAGCTTCGGGATAGGCACCCTGCATCGTTGTCAGGGGGGGAGAAGCAGCGAGTGACGATGGCTGCGGCTTACTGCTCGGACGCGGCATTGATCGTGCTGGACGAACCGACCAGCGGACTTGACGGCGAAGGCGTTCTGCGCGTGGCCGCTTGGACGAGAGCGCTCGCGCAGGCGGGGAAAACCGTCCTGATCATCACACACGATCAGAGCTTGACGGCGCTTGCCTGTGACCAAGTGGTCATGATGAAGAAAAAAGGGGGACGGCAGTTGTGA
- a CDS encoding ABC transporter ATP-binding protein: protein MKSRSKQGIARLLELAGEKKSLLIWSGVLSAGSVMMMLVPYLSVYFVMAELLRHASDISGVDGPYVIRWAVWGVSGMVIGYFLMYVGGMFSHIAAFRILYGIRVKLSDHLGKLPLGYFNKNATGKIKKNVEMDVERIELFIAHQLPDLISTAVMIVAMLVTMFALNVWFALACVIPLLIGFASQFSMMAGQKAKAGLREYFDALENINASAIQYARGMPSIKMFGQTVRSFRKFHADIVRYRDFSLHYADNFQNGYVSFKTIVLSLSTFFLPVGLFLLSGDPDNVAFAVTLMFFLVLAPGIATPVFKLNNLASTLNVIVEGVRRIDRIFAEKPIPEPKYSYKPSSYDVQFQEVCFSYSGQDDADVLHGISFTARQGEITALVGPSGSGKSTIAQLIPRFWDVRRGSITIGDVEIRNMRTSDLMDTLSFVFQDTFLFSDTVYNNIAAGRPGASPEEVYAAARAAQCHTFIERLPDGYRTRIGAGGLYLSGGEEQRISVARAILKNAPILVLDEATAYADPENEYQMQLALRELIKGKTVLIIAHRLATICEANQIIVLQDGRIDDSGTHHELLSRGGLYKTMWDAYRMSAEWQIDRAVERKEASAT, encoded by the coding sequence GTGAAGTCTCGAAGCAAACAAGGCATTGCCAGGCTGCTGGAGCTTGCTGGCGAGAAGAAGTCGCTGCTCATATGGTCGGGCGTGTTATCCGCGGGAAGCGTCATGATGATGCTTGTACCGTATCTTTCGGTGTACTTTGTGATGGCCGAGTTGCTGCGTCACGCTTCGGATATTTCGGGCGTGGACGGCCCATATGTCATCCGTTGGGCAGTTTGGGGCGTCTCCGGCATGGTGATCGGATATTTCCTGATGTACGTCGGAGGGATGTTCTCGCACATCGCCGCGTTTCGCATCTTGTACGGCATCCGCGTCAAGCTGTCCGACCATCTGGGGAAGCTTCCACTCGGTTACTTCAACAAGAACGCCACAGGGAAAATTAAAAAAAATGTGGAGATGGATGTGGAGCGAATCGAGCTCTTCATCGCCCATCAATTGCCCGACCTGATTAGCACGGCAGTGATGATTGTGGCGATGCTGGTGACCATGTTTGCCCTGAATGTCTGGTTCGCCCTGGCTTGCGTCATTCCGCTGCTGATCGGCTTCGCCTCCCAATTCTCGATGATGGCCGGGCAGAAGGCGAAGGCTGGACTGAGGGAGTATTTCGACGCGCTTGAAAACATCAACGCCTCGGCCATCCAATATGCGAGGGGCATGCCTTCGATCAAGATGTTCGGGCAAACCGTCCGCTCGTTCCGCAAGTTCCATGCAGACATCGTGCGCTACCGGGATTTCAGCCTCCACTATGCCGACAATTTTCAGAATGGCTACGTGTCCTTCAAGACAATCGTTCTGTCGCTGTCCACCTTTTTCTTGCCGGTAGGCCTGTTTCTGCTGAGCGGAGATCCCGATAACGTTGCCTTTGCTGTGACCCTGATGTTCTTCCTCGTACTCGCGCCGGGAATTGCTACGCCGGTCTTCAAGCTTAACAATCTAGCCTCTACGCTGAACGTCATTGTCGAGGGCGTCCGGCGCATCGACCGGATTTTTGCCGAGAAGCCGATTCCGGAGCCTAAATATTCCTACAAGCCTTCGTCCTACGATGTTCAGTTCCAAGAGGTCTGCTTCTCGTATAGCGGGCAAGACGATGCAGACGTGCTTCACGGCATCAGCTTTACGGCGCGTCAAGGGGAGATTACGGCGTTGGTGGGGCCGTCCGGATCGGGGAAATCGACTATCGCTCAGTTGATCCCCCGGTTCTGGGACGTGCGGCGCGGCAGCATTACGATTGGCGACGTGGAGATTCGGAACATGCGGACAAGCGATCTGATGGATACGTTGTCGTTCGTGTTTCAGGATACGTTTCTGTTCTCGGACACCGTCTACAACAACATTGCGGCGGGCAGGCCGGGCGCGAGTCCAGAGGAAGTGTACGCGGCGGCGCGAGCTGCCCAGTGCCACACCTTTATCGAACGGTTGCCGGACGGCTACCGCACGCGGATCGGGGCTGGCGGATTGTACTTGTCGGGCGGAGAAGAGCAGCGGATTTCAGTGGCGCGAGCGATCCTGAAGAATGCGCCGATTCTGGTGCTCGACGAGGCGACCGCTTACGCCGATCCGGAGAACGAATACCAGATGCAGCTGGCGCTGCGAGAACTGATCAAAGGCAAGACGGTGCTGATTATCGCCCACCGCTTGGCCACGATCTGTGAAGCGAATCAAATCATCGTGCTCCAGGATGGCCGGATCGACGATTCGGGCACGCATCATGAGCTATTGTCCCGAGGAGGATTGTACAAGACGATGTGGGACGCTTACAGAATGTCAGCAGAGTGGCAGATCGATCGCGCGGTCGAGAGAAAGGAGGCATCGGCGACATGA
- a CDS encoding ABC transporter ATP-binding protein, translating into MERMRYITAGNPMRMAKPILWAVLANMANMLPFGFMTVAVSVIYAYFAGERTILPMQFLWLAWGGMVVCLVLVFAAEARSYRATFRSAYESSAEGRTHLAEHIRKLPLGFLLRKDAGELGHTMMNDFTQTENAATHILPQLVSGVIIPVLAFSGLLFIDWRMAAAMLAGFPVSLLILWGVSRLERKLGQSHSEARIAQSNRLQEYLLGMKVIKACNLGGENFQRLERAFYHYMKESIKLEGALGPFFLVAIAFMEAGLSLITMTGVYLILGGQISIPLFALFLLVGTRIFDPLSVAIMRLPAFKYDAMAGERIVKLLEQPAMTGTSEPPNNHDIRFEQVTFGYDESIVLNEISAEMREGTLTAIVGPSGSGKSTMLRLIARFYDPQQGKVLFGGQDVRGMDPEKLLKQMSMVFQDVYLFQDTIRNNIRYGREDASQEEIETAAKEACCHDFIMKLPQGYDTMVGEGGSTLSGGEKQRISIARAILKDAPVLLLDEATASLDPENEAEMQKAISRLIEGRTVIMIAHRLKTVVKADHILVLDKGTVVEQGRHEELIRNGGLYARLWDLQTKTSGWKLAGEREAVV; encoded by the coding sequence ATGGAGCGGATGCGCTATATTACAGCAGGCAACCCGATGCGAATGGCAAAGCCTATCCTGTGGGCGGTGCTGGCCAATATGGCCAACATGCTTCCGTTCGGTTTCATGACCGTGGCGGTCAGCGTGATTTACGCCTATTTCGCGGGCGAGCGGACAATTCTGCCTATGCAATTCTTGTGGTTGGCCTGGGGAGGCATGGTCGTCTGTCTAGTCCTGGTATTTGCGGCCGAGGCGAGGTCCTACCGCGCTACCTTTCGCAGCGCGTACGAGTCATCTGCCGAAGGGCGGACTCATCTGGCCGAGCATATCCGCAAGCTCCCGCTCGGATTTCTCCTAAGGAAGGACGCCGGGGAGCTTGGCCATACGATGATGAACGATTTTACCCAGACCGAGAATGCCGCCACGCATATATTGCCGCAGCTTGTCAGCGGGGTGATCATTCCTGTCCTGGCTTTTTCCGGATTGCTATTTATCGACTGGCGAATGGCGGCGGCGATGCTGGCGGGATTCCCTGTATCGCTGCTGATTCTATGGGGCGTATCCCGTTTGGAAAGGAAGCTCGGGCAGAGCCACTCCGAAGCCAGAATCGCGCAGTCGAACCGGCTGCAGGAATACTTGCTCGGCATGAAAGTCATCAAGGCTTGCAATCTGGGCGGGGAAAATTTCCAAAGGCTAGAGCGGGCGTTTTATCACTACATGAAAGAAAGCATCAAGCTGGAGGGCGCGCTAGGCCCCTTCTTCCTGGTCGCCATCGCCTTCATGGAAGCGGGATTGTCCTTGATTACGATGACAGGCGTCTATCTCATTCTTGGCGGACAAATCTCGATTCCTTTATTCGCCCTGTTTTTGCTGGTCGGCACGCGCATCTTCGACCCGCTGTCAGTTGCGATTATGCGGCTGCCCGCCTTCAAGTATGACGCGATGGCGGGCGAGCGCATCGTCAAGCTGCTGGAGCAGCCGGCGATGACCGGGACATCAGAACCGCCGAACAACCACGATATCCGGTTTGAGCAGGTGACCTTTGGCTACGACGAATCGATCGTGCTGAACGAGATTTCCGCAGAGATGCGCGAAGGGACGCTGACAGCGATCGTCGGTCCTTCAGGAAGCGGGAAAAGCACAATGCTGCGCCTGATCGCGCGCTTTTACGACCCGCAGCAAGGAAAAGTGCTGTTCGGTGGCCAGGATGTGCGCGGGATGGACCCGGAAAAGCTTCTGAAACAGATGTCCATGGTGTTTCAGGACGTATATTTGTTCCAGGATACGATCCGCAACAACATTCGTTACGGCCGGGAGGACGCTTCGCAGGAGGAGATCGAGACGGCTGCGAAGGAAGCGTGCTGCCACGATTTCATCATGAAGCTGCCGCAAGGCTACGACACGATGGTGGGCGAGGGCGGCTCCACGCTGTCGGGAGGCGAGAAACAGCGCATATCCATCGCCCGCGCGATTCTGAAAGACGCGCCCGTCCTGTTGCTGGATGAGGCGACCGCCTCCCTCGATCCGGAGAATGAAGCGGAGATGCAGAAGGCGATCAGTCGTCTGATCGAGGGCCGGACGGTCATCATGATCGCCCATCGGCTGAAGACGGTTGTCAAGGCGGATCACATTCTCGTGCTGGACAAAGGCACAGTCGTCGAGCAGGGTCGTCACGAGGAGCTGATTCGCAACGGGGGGCTATACGCCAGACTATGGGATTTGCAGACGAAGACCAGCGGCTGGAAGCTTGCCGGCGAGAGGGAGGCGGTTGTTTGA
- a CDS encoding MATE family efflux transporter, protein MSEAVASDKEAQQRLIMNGNLWKVTFQLSWPAIVAMILYGFNAVVAAVFVGRYVGETALAGVSVAYPLTQISMGVGSLIGVGAGSVLSIAIGRQDKRMQERLLGHVNVLAMLATAVYMAFGLLFSEALISMMGGEGEALSIGERYFSITVLGSFFWIYGLAANMIVRAEGKMRSAAVVMGIGLAADILFNYILVVMLDLGVEGAAWATNAGMIVYTLLGWIYFGKGYSSFKAKVFSIYWDASVVKSILGLGMSSLIMIVMNLVQGIVVFNALSRYGTVQDIAFYGAVYRVFTFLLTPIFGFMRALQPVIGINYGAGRYERVTDAYMKFTVASLLLTLPLWLVCMIAPGFVIGFMLPDQAFTSEQLLYFRIYMGILPLLSTIFMAMTFFPSIDKGKPAAMIGIARQLIFYVPVMLLLPRWMGVSGVYYGSLAIDAVIVLWTLIMVRNEFAALRKKAVSSFGDRISV, encoded by the coding sequence TTGAGTGAAGCTGTTGCCTCCGACAAAGAAGCGCAGCAACGGCTGATTATGAACGGCAACCTCTGGAAAGTGACCTTTCAGCTGTCATGGCCTGCAATCGTCGCCATGATTCTCTACGGGTTCAATGCCGTCGTTGCCGCCGTATTTGTCGGCCGCTATGTTGGGGAAACCGCTTTGGCAGGCGTTTCCGTAGCTTATCCATTGACGCAAATCAGCATGGGCGTCGGCTCCTTGATCGGCGTTGGCGCGGGTTCGGTGTTAAGCATAGCCATAGGCCGTCAGGATAAGCGCATGCAGGAACGGCTGCTCGGGCATGTCAACGTGCTTGCGATGCTCGCGACTGCAGTCTATATGGCATTCGGACTGCTGTTCTCGGAAGCGCTCATCAGCATGATGGGCGGAGAAGGCGAAGCGTTAAGCATCGGAGAGCGCTACTTCAGCATTACAGTCCTCGGCTCGTTTTTCTGGATATACGGCCTGGCCGCCAACATGATTGTAAGGGCCGAAGGGAAGATGAGATCGGCGGCGGTCGTGATGGGGATCGGTCTGGCTGCAGATATATTGTTTAACTATATTTTGGTCGTCATGCTCGATTTGGGCGTTGAAGGAGCCGCCTGGGCAACTAATGCAGGGATGATTGTCTACACGCTGCTCGGCTGGATATATTTCGGCAAAGGGTATTCCTCCTTCAAGGCCAAGGTTTTCTCGATATATTGGGACGCTTCCGTTGTGAAATCCATCCTCGGACTAGGGATGTCTTCGTTGATCATGATTGTCATGAACCTGGTGCAAGGAATCGTCGTCTTCAACGCGCTGTCCCGATACGGCACGGTGCAGGATATCGCCTTTTACGGCGCAGTGTATCGCGTATTTACCTTTTTGCTGACGCCGATCTTCGGTTTCATGCGTGCGCTGCAGCCGGTCATTGGGATCAACTATGGAGCAGGCCGTTATGAGCGGGTGACGGATGCTTACATGAAATTTACCGTTGCTTCCCTGCTGCTGACCTTGCCATTATGGCTCGTTTGCATGATCGCCCCCGGGTTCGTCATAGGCTTCATGCTGCCCGATCAAGCGTTTACTTCGGAACAATTGCTGTATTTCCGGATTTACATGGGGATATTGCCGCTGTTGTCCACGATTTTTATGGCGATGACGTTTTTCCCTTCGATTGACAAAGGGAAGCCGGCCGCCATGATCGGCATAGCAAGGCAGCTTATCTTCTATGTGCCAGTCATGCTGCTGCTGCCGAGATGGATGGGCGTCTCCGGCGTTTACTACGGTTCGCTTGCGATTGACGCTGTCATTGTTCTTTGGACGTTGATTATGGTCAGGAACGAATTTGCTGCACTTCGAAAAAAAGCTGTGTCATCATTCGGAGACAGGATATCCGTATAA